The Pseudomonas entomophila genome segment GTTCGGGGGTAATACGCTTGAATTCGCTCATGGGTGCGCTTCCTTCAGGGGTGATCGTTGGGGGCTGGTGGGCGAGGGGTGCCCTCGCGGGTGCAATCGCAGCGGTGGTACTCGCCGCTGTCGACGTTGTACAGGGTCATCGCGCCGCCCCAGACGCAACCGGTGTCCAGGGCGATCACGCCCGGTACGTCGACACGGCCTTCGAGGGCGGCCCAGTGGCCGAAGATGATCTTCACGTGCCGCGAGCGGCGGTCCGGGTGGTCGAACCAGGGCTTATAGCCTTTGGGGGCGCTGTCCAGCCCTTCCTTGCTCTTGAGGTCGAGCTTGCCGGCGGCGGTGCAGAAGCGCATGCGGGTGAAGTAGTTGGTGATCACCCGCAGGCGTTCGACACCCGCCAGGTCCTTGCTCCACTTGTTGGGTTCGTTGCCGTACATGCCGTCCAGGTACTGCTTGAGACGACCATCGTCGCGTAGCACTTCCTCGACTTCGGCGGCCAGTTCCAGCGCCTTGCCCAGCGTCCATTGCGGTGGGATGCCGGCATGGACCATGGCAATGCCGCGTGGCTCGTCGTAGTGCAGCAGCTTTTGCCGGCGCAGCCAGTCGAACAGTGAGTCGGCGTCCGGGGCCTCGATGATTTCGCGCAGGGTGTCGCTTTTCTTCAGGCGTTCGACGCTGTGCCAGGCGGCCAGCAGGTGCAGGTCGTGGTTGCCGAGCACGCATACCAGCGAATCACGAATCGAATAGAGATAGCGCAGAGTCTCGAGCGACTCCGGGCCGCGGTTGACCAGGTCGCCCACCAACCATAGGCGGTCGACCGCGGGGTTGAAGCGCACGCGTTCGAGCAGGCACTTGAGTGGCTGCAGGCAACCTTGCAGGTCACCGACCGCGTAGGTGGCCATCAGTGCAGTGCTCCGGGTACGGCCAGGCGGAACGGCGCGATGGTGGCGTCGAAGCGTTTACCGTCCTCGGCGAACATCTGGTAGCTGCCCTGCATGGTGCCGACGCGGGTGCTGATCACCGCGCCGCTGCTGTAGGTGTGGCTCTGGCCGGGCTCGATCAGCGGTTGTTGGCCGATCACGCCCGCGCCCCGGACTTCCTCGACTTCGCCATCGCCGTTGGTGATCAGCCAGTGCCGGGACATCAGCTTGGCTTTCACCGTGCCGTTGTTCTGCACGGTGATGGTGTAGGCGAAGGCGAAACGGTCGTTTTCGGGGTCGGATTGTTCTTTGAGGTAGCGAGTGACGACGCTGACGTCGATCTGGTAGCGGGGGTCGGACATGCAAGGGCCTTGGGCGAACTGACGCAATAACGCAGTCTAGGCCATTGGCGGGGGGGAGGGCCAGCGGTGTGGGGGTGGCTGCTGGCCCGTTCGCCGGCAAGCCGGCTCCTACTATGGGGCATATCGCCTGTAGGAGCCGGCTTGCCGGCGAACGGGGGGTGTCAGCCCTGCTGTTCGGCCAGCTTGTCGGCCAGGCGCACGAACGCGGCCAGGTCCAGTTGCTCGGGGCGCAGGCTGCCATCAACGCCGGCAGCCTCGATGGCTTGGCTGTCGAGCAGGCCTTTGAGCGTGTTGCGCAAGGTCTTGCGGCGTTGGTTGAAGGCTTCGCGCACCACGCGCTCCAGCAACTGCGGGTCCTTGGCCGGGTGTGGCAGGACTTCATGGGGTACCAGGCGCACGATGGCCGAGTCCACTTTCGGTGGTGGGTTGAAGGCGCCGGGGCCTACGTTGAACAGGTGCTCCACGCGGCAGTGGTACTGGACCATGATCGACAGGCGACCCCAGTCACCACCACCAGGGCCTGCGGCCATGCGCTCAACCACTTCTTTCTGCAGCATGAAGTGCATGTCGCGGATCAGGTGGGCGTGGTCCAGCAGGTGGAAGATCAGCGGTGTCGAGATGTTGTAGGGCAAGTTGCCCACCACCTTGAGGCTGCGCTCCGGAACGCCCAACTGGTTGAAATCGAACTTCAGAGCGTCGCCCTGATGCAGGCGGAAATTGCCGCGACCGGCGAACTTGTGTTGCAGGATCGGCACCAGGTCCTTGTCCAGCTCCACCACGTCCAGCTGTGCACCGCTGCCCAGCAGACCCTCGGTGAGGGCGCCCTGGCCTGGGCCGATTTCCAGCAGGTGTTCGCCAGTCTTGGCGTTGATCGCCCGCAGGATGCGGTCGATGATTCCGGCGTCGTGCAGGAAGTTCTGGCCGAAGCGCTTGCGCGCCCGGTGTTGGTAATGCTCGGTCATGGTCGGTTCTCGGCCATCTGGTAGGCGGTTTCTAGGGCGACGCGCAGGCTGCCGGTGTCGATCCGGCCGCTGCCGGCCAGGTCCAGGGCGGTGCCGTGGTCGACCGACGTGCGGATGATCGGCAGGCCCAGCGTCACGTTGACCGCGGCGCCGAAGCCCTTGTACTTGAGCACGGGCAGGCCCTGGTCGTGGTACATCGCCAGCACTGCGTCGCAGTGCTCCAGATATTTTGGGGTAAACAGGGTATCGGCCGGCAGTGGTCCGCGCAGGTCCATGCCTTCCTGGCGCAGGCGCTCCAGGACGGGCTCGATGATGTCGATTTCTTCGCGGCCCAGGTGGCCGCCTTCTCCGGCATGGGGGTTGAGCCCGCAGACCAGGATGCGTGGGGTGTCGATGCCGAACTTGTCGCGCATGTCCGCATGCAGGATGCGGGTGACGCGCTCGAGGCGCTCGGGGGTGATGGCATCGGCGATGTCGCGCAGGGGCAGGTGAGTGGTCACCAGTGCCACGCGCAGGCCTCGTGTCGCCAGCATCATGACCACTTGCGCGGTATGGGTGAGGTCGGCGAGGAACTCGGTGTGCCCGGAGAAGGCGATGCCGCTCTCGTTGATCACCCCCTTGTGCACGGGGGCGGTGATCATCCCGGCGAATTCACCGTTGAGGCAGCCTTGGCCGGCGCGGGTGAGGGTTTCCAGGACGAAAGCGGCGTTGGCCTTGTCCAGTTGCCCTGCCACCACTGGTTTGGCCAGGGGGGTGTCCCAGACATACAGGCTCCCGGCGGGGGCCGGGTGTTCCGGGAAGCTGCCAGGCATGACCGGGCGCAGGTCGACGTCCAGCCCCAGTTGCGTGGCCCGCTCGGCGAGCAGGTCACGGCTGGTGATGGCGATCAGGGGGTGTGGCTGTGCCTCGGCGGCGAGCAGCAGGCACAGGTCTGGGCCTATGCCGGCTGGTTCACCGGGTGTAACGGCGAAGCGCAGGGGCTTCACTGGCCGGCCTGGTCGGCGCCAGGCAGCTTGATTTCAACGTAGGCTTCGTCGCGGATCTGGCGCAGCCAGGTCTGCAGCTCTTCGTCGTACTTGCGGTTGCGCAGGACGTTCATGGCCTGTTGTTCGCGGGCCTGTGCGGTGCTGTCGGTGGCACGACGGCCCAGCACTTCAAGCACGTGCCAGCCATACTGGGTGCGGAACGGGCGGGTGACTTCGCCTTGCTGGGCGTTGGCCATCTGCTCGCGGAACTCCGGCACCAGGCTGTTCGGATCGACCCAGTTGAGGTCGCCACCGTTAAG includes the following:
- the pdxA gene encoding 4-hydroxythreonine-4-phosphate dehydrogenase PdxA, encoding MKPLRFAVTPGEPAGIGPDLCLLLAAEAQPHPLIAITSRDLLAERATQLGLDVDLRPVMPGSFPEHPAPAGSLYVWDTPLAKPVVAGQLDKANAAFVLETLTRAGQGCLNGEFAGMITAPVHKGVINESGIAFSGHTEFLADLTHTAQVVMMLATRGLRVALVTTHLPLRDIADAITPERLERVTRILHADMRDKFGIDTPRILVCGLNPHAGEGGHLGREEIDIIEPVLERLRQEGMDLRGPLPADTLFTPKYLEHCDAVLAMYHDQGLPVLKYKGFGAAVNVTLGLPIIRTSVDHGTALDLAGSGRIDTGSLRVALETAYQMAENRP
- the apaG gene encoding Co2+/Mg2+ efflux protein ApaG — its product is MSDPRYQIDVSVVTRYLKEQSDPENDRFAFAYTITVQNNGTVKAKLMSRHWLITNGDGEVEEVRGAGVIGQQPLIEPGQSHTYSSGAVISTRVGTMQGSYQMFAEDGKRFDATIAPFRLAVPGALH
- the rsmA gene encoding 16S rRNA (adenine(1518)-N(6)/adenine(1519)-N(6))-dimethyltransferase RsmA produces the protein MTEHYQHRARKRFGQNFLHDAGIIDRILRAINAKTGEHLLEIGPGQGALTEGLLGSGAQLDVVELDKDLVPILQHKFAGRGNFRLHQGDALKFDFNQLGVPERSLKVVGNLPYNISTPLIFHLLDHAHLIRDMHFMLQKEVVERMAAGPGGGDWGRLSIMVQYHCRVEHLFNVGPGAFNPPPKVDSAIVRLVPHEVLPHPAKDPQLLERVVREAFNQRRKTLRNTLKGLLDSQAIEAAGVDGSLRPEQLDLAAFVRLADKLAEQQG
- a CDS encoding symmetrical bis(5'-nucleosyl)-tetraphosphatase, giving the protein MATYAVGDLQGCLQPLKCLLERVRFNPAVDRLWLVGDLVNRGPESLETLRYLYSIRDSLVCVLGNHDLHLLAAWHSVERLKKSDTLREIIEAPDADSLFDWLRRQKLLHYDEPRGIAMVHAGIPPQWTLGKALELAAEVEEVLRDDGRLKQYLDGMYGNEPNKWSKDLAGVERLRVITNYFTRMRFCTAAGKLDLKSKEGLDSAPKGYKPWFDHPDRRSRHVKIIFGHWAALEGRVDVPGVIALDTGCVWGGAMTLYNVDSGEYHRCDCTREGTPRPPAPNDHP